The stretch of DNA AAATGGCTACTAGAAAATAACTACAAAGCAGAAAACATAGCCTTTGCGGGCGATTCTGCCGGAGGCGGTATTACCATTGGCACACTTACTTATTTGCGCAACCACCAACTACCATTGCCAGCTTGTGCAGTTACTTTTTCGCCCTGGCTCGACCATACTTTCAGCGGCAATTCCTACCAAACAAAAAGAAACATAGATCCAATGCTTATTTTTGAAGGATTTGAATTGTGGAGCAAAGCCTACTTAGGCAATGCAACCCCCGATGCGCCTTATGCCTCGCCCATTTTGCATTCTTTAGAAAAACTACCACCATTGCTAATACAAGTTGGCACCGATGAAATGCTTTTAGACGATTCTATTCGCCTTGCAGAAAAAGCAAAAGCAGCAGGCTCGGATGTTACTCTAGAAATTTTTGATAAGCACTTTCATGTGTTTAATGCCTTTTGGAGAATTTTACCCAAAGCGCGCCAAGCCAATAAAAATGCAGGTGCATTTATTGCAAAATGGCTATGTGTGAATAGATAAAACAAGCGTCTTATATCTGCATCTATTCTCCATTAAAATTCAATAATAAGTTGGCAATAAATTAATCGTTTATATCAAGCTCCCATATACAAGTAACAAAGTACTTTGTATCCTCAATATAATCGCTATTGTTAGCTCTCTTTTTAAGTGCTACAGAAAGTCTGTCGCCTGCGCTAAACGAAAATCCTGAAGTTGGTAATGTAATTGTTTGTTGCCCTCCTTCATTTAATGAAATCAGAGTAGTGTTGTCTCTATCGCTTCCGTTTACATTCAAGCTAAATACTGCTTTTATATCCGGATTAGAACCTCCGTCTTCTGCTACGCGCACCAATACTTTTGCTAATCTGCCACCATATGGCACCAACCATTGCTGTTGAATACCGGGTGTGCAGTTTTTACAATCGTCTTCAGATTCGCCACCGGCAGCCGGCAGCACTATTTTATCAACTGCCCAACCAGGACTACACCAACCACCGGCACCTACATTAACATTATGGTAGGTAATATGTTTTTCTTTCCCTCCGCCTACTGTAAGCAAGCCATTGGCATCGGCATAAATAGGGCGGCTACCTGTACCTGAAAGGTTATTTATTCTCACCGTTCCATTATGGTTTAAGCGTAATCCTTGCGTGCCGCCTGCAAATAAATCTACACCATAAAATCCTGAAACATAAACGTTGCCATCGTTGTATCCACTGCCATCATTATACTTGTGAAATCCTACTGCGTAATGGTTTAAATACTCACCATCATAAAGAAAATCATCGCCTGCTTTAAGTATGAGTGCAGGGCTGCTGTTATCTACATTAGTTGCAAATGGTATGCGTATAGAGCCGTTTACATCTACCCGAACACCTGCGGTTGCGGTTGTTCCAATTCCTATATTGGTTCCGTCATCATAAATACTACCACAAGTTGCAGCTGTACCATTGCTGCGCAATACATAATTTGGATTGGTACAACCAACAGGCCCTGTTGCACCTTGCGGCCCCGTAATACCTTGTGGACCTTGATTGCCGGTATCGCCTTTATCACCCTTATCACCTTTGCTTCCGGTAGGTCCTATTGGCCCTGTGCTTATACCATCGCCAATTGCTTTCCATTGTGTACCATCCCAAAATTCAACACGGTTTTCATCTGTATCAAATACCAATAAACCTTTGTTGACGGCAACTAAGGAACTTCCTAAAGTGTTCTTTGCCATTGTAGTTAACCGCGGAATATAAAAGCCTTTATTGCTGGCATCAGTACTAAATACTGCTTTAGCAGTATCGGCAGAGGGTGTACCTGCCACAAAACCGCGAGTACCGATTACTATTTCTCTCGCCTTAATATTGCCTGCCACATCTAATTTTTCCTCGGGATTAGAATTTCCAATCCCTACTCTTCCGCTTTGTGAATAAACAACAGATAATAATGCTACTGCTGCAATGGTTAGAACATCACGTTTCTTCATCATAATACCGTATCCCTTTAATTTTGGGGCGGCAATGATAGCTAGCTAACTTATCTTATCTATTCTTGTTTTACTTTCAAGAATGAGATGTTTACAATCTTTTAGCAGAAGCGTTTTAACTACCAGCTTAAGTCGTCATCAGAAAATGAAAAAGATGTTTTTGGACGGTCTTCTTTTTCCACATCCTTCTTAGTTTCATTTTTAGGTGCGGCACCTTTTCTATCTAGGTAATCTACGTTTTTATTTTCGCGTTTTTTCTTTTCTGGCGGAGCAGATGAGAATTCTTTCTTTTTAAAATTCCCCTCTTTTTTAAATCCACTTTTCTCGCTTCTTCTTTTCTCGAATCCACCTTCGCTTCTGCCACCACTAAAACCGCCATCGCGTTCTTTAGCTCGTGTAATAAGCGGCTTCTTGCTGCGCTTGTTTTTTTCAAATACCGCCAGCAATTGCTCTGCTTCTAAAAATGGTACATTTATAAAAGAGAATTTATCGAATACTTGAACATCCTTAATTTGTGTTGCTTCTATACCGCTCTCGCGTGAAAGAAAGTCTACCAATGCTTTTGGATTCATGCCATCGAGTTTTCCTTTGGCAACAAACAAGCGTGTAATACCTTTCATATCTACACTGCTATTAAACTGCTGCAAGTCGCGGTAGTTGTCTTCTTTTAAATCATCGCCAAAATTATATTGCAACAATGCGGCAACTAATTGTTGTGCATCTGCACCTTCGTTCATAAGTTCACCTGCGAGTTCTATATAGCTTTCGAAATTGCCTTCATTGAGCAATGCGCGCAGTTCACTTTTCAACTTCTCTTTCTTGGTTTCTATTACTTGCTTGGCATCGGGCAAGGTTTCTTTCTTAATTTTTGCATTGGCTATTTTTTGAATAAACAGCAGGCTGCGCAATTCTTTAGGAGAAATAAAAGTAATGGCAGTTCCTTCTTTTCCTGCTCTTCCGGTTCTTCCAATTCTATGCACATACGCTTCTGGATCTTGTGGCAAATGGAAATTCACTACGTGTGTAAGATCGTTTACATCTATACCTCTTGCTGCCACATCTGTAGCTACCAACACTCTTGTTTTTTTTGCTTTAAAGGCGCGTAAAACTTTTTCGCGTTGTGCTTGTGTAATATCGCCATGTATTGGTTCGGCATCGTAACCTCTATCTCCTAATCTGCGGGCTACATCATCTGTTTCTACTTTGGTACGGCAAAATACTATACCGTAGAAACTTGGCTCTACATCAATAATTCTGCAAAGAGCATCGAATCTTTCGCTATCTTTTACTTCAAAATAGATTTGTTCTGTAAGTGGTGTGGTGAGCTGTTCTTTTTTCACTTCTACCACATCATACTCTTTCATGTAGCGCTTTGCCAATTTTAAAATTTCGGGTGGCATAGTTGCGCTAAACAGTAGCATTCTACGGCTTTGCGGCACCGATTTTAGAATTTCTTCTACTTCTTCTTGAAAGCCCATATTAAGCATTTCATCGGCTTCGTCTAACACTACATGGGTTACATTTGAAAGATCGAGTGTACCTTTGTCTATATGATCGCGAATTCTGCCCGGAGTGCCTACTACAATTTGAGTTCCGCGTTTTAAACCGCGTATTTGCAACTCATAACTTTGCCCTCCGTAAACCGGCAATACAAATAGTTTTTTACCGCCTCTGAACGAGTTTATTTCTTCGGCTACTTGAATTGCCAACTCGCGCGTAGGGGCTAAAATAAGTGATTGAACTTTTTTGTTGTTGTCGTCTAACAGTTCAATGAGCGGCAAGCCGAAAGCGGCTGTTTTACCTGTTCCTGTTTGTGCTTGCCCAACTATGTCGCGCGCACCACTAATAAGCAAAGGAATAGTTTGTTTTTGAATTGGCGTAGGTTCTTCAAAACCTTTCTTTGCCAAGGCTTCGAGCGTAGTTTCGCTCAAACCGAGTTCTCTGAATTTTTCCATAAATAATATAAGTAAATAATTTTTAGGCTCTCTAAAACAAAACACTACCGATGCTTGCAATGCAAGCTGCTATTGTCGAAAAGATGCAAAGCAAACTGAGCCTTTCATCTTCGCTGCCCGGTGCGCTTTGGGAACCCTTTTGCGGCTGAATTTTGCTATTTAAGCAAGCCGCTTTTGGTGTTATGCTTTTTTAAGCCGCGGCAAAAGTAGTAGAATTTTCCACACTTTCATATAAAATATTATGTTATGGGTTGTTCGCTGTGCTTTTGTAGTTCAAATAGGGTTTGGTAAATGCCGCTTTTTTGGAGTAATTCTTCGTGTGTACCCATTTCGGCAATTTGCCCATCGTTCAACACAATTATTTTATTGAACTGCATAAACGAGAATATTCTGTGCGTAATTACTATGGTGGTTTTCCCTTTAATTGATTGGCTCAATTCCTGCTGAATTGCTTTTTCGGTTGCTACATCTACGGCACTCAGGCAATCGTCTAGAATAAGCATGCAGGGTTGCTTAATCAGCGCTCTTGCTATGCTAATTCGCTGCTTTTGTCCTCCACTTAAGGTAACGCCTCTTTCGCCAAGTATGGTTTGGTATTGCTGAGGGAAACGTTCTATTTCTTCGTGTACCGAAGCGCGTTTAGCAAATAGTTTCACATCTTCTACATTGGTTTCCTTCATACCAAATGCAATATTTTCTTCTACGGTTTCCGAAAACAGAAAAACATCTTGCGGCACATAACCTATTTGGGCTCTTAAATTGCCGGTATTCCATGCGCGTATGTCTTCTCCATCTATCTTAATACTTCCTGAAGACACATCGTACATACGCATTATTAACTCGGCAATGGTGGTTTTCCCTGAACCAGTTTTTCCAATAATTGCCCACTGCTCGCCTGCCGGAATGGAGAATGATATATTTTTTATGGCGGTTACACCTGTTTCGGGATAGGTAAAAGTTACACCTTCAAAATCTACACCTCCCTTCATGTGGTGTGTTTGGGCAGTACTATTTACAATGGTTGGTTGTATTGCAAAAAAGTCGTTGATTCTTTTCATAGATGCAGCTGCCCGCTGAATGAGCGAAGCTACCCAACCCAGTGAACTTACGGGCCACATGAGCATATTCATATAAATCAAAAATTCGGCAATGTTACCCGCAGTTACCGCACCGCTGCCCACTTTTATTCCACCTGCATAAATGGTGATAATAAGGCTTGTGCCAATAAGCAAATTCATAGCAGGGAAATAGATGGCATCTATTTTTGCCAATTTTAAATTTTTCTCTTTGTAACTGTTGCTTTCTTGTTCAAAATAATGAAGCATAGCTTCTTCTCTTGCATAAGCTTGCACCACTCGAATACCCGAATAATTTTCCTGCGCTTGCGATGTTAAATCCGATAGTTGCTCTTGAATTACGGTGCTACTTTTTTCAATCTTGTTGTTTACATAATAGATTACAAACGATAGAATAGGCAAGGGAATAAGCACCAGCAATGTGAGTTCTACGTTTATATTCAACATGGCCCACACCGCAAAAGCTATGGTAAAAAACAGGTTTACCGAATACATAATTGCGGGTCCTACATACATGCGCACCCTGCTTACATCTTCTGTAATTCTATTCATTAAATCGCCTGTGCTATTGGTGCGGTAAAATGAGGTGTCTAAACTCTGATAGTGCTGATACAAATCATTCTTTAAATCGAATTCTATATAGCGGCTTACCACAATAATAGTTTGGCGCATTAAAAAAGTGAATATCCCTTCTAACAGTGCCACTCCAATATAAATGATGAAGAAGGCAAACAGGCTTTTGCCAAGTTCGCTTTCTAAAGCAGATTGCAACACATTGTTGCCCGGCACTACATTGCTTAAAAATGCTACTACTTCATCTACTGCTTTACCAATAATTCTTGGATTGTAGGTTCTAAAAGCATTAGACAGTACTACAAATAGAATACCCGCAAACACTCTAAGTTTATGCCGCGCAAAGTATCTGTTAAGTGTAAAGAGGTGTTTCAAAACAAGTGCAAGAATAAATCAATTCTGCGGGTTCAATAGCTAGAAAATGTTAGCGCCACACTGAAATTGCAGCTGCCCGTTTCTATCATTTTTTCTGCTACTACACATTCAGGTAACGCATAAAGGAATCGTAGCGTTCCTTTAAATCTTCGGTATATTCAGTTTCTTGGTGCACTGCTTTTACTAGAATCCCGTGCCTTTCAAAAGCTGCTACTAAAGCAGAAAGGTTGGCAGAATTCAATTTAAGGGTAACTTCGGCTACCGCTACTTCGGCACGTATGTTGGTAAAGCAACTTAAAATTTGCAGTTCGTTGCTTTCTACAATTCTAGCAATTTCATACAGCGAATAATTTCGCAATGGCATTTCTAATTCAATTATGCTCCCTTCGTGTTGCAAAGAACTAAAGGTGTTTAATCCTTTCAGCAATTCTTCGGCCGTAATTAAACCTACATAGTTTTCTTCTTCATCTAATACCGGAATTGTACCAATATTCAATTTATTGCTCAGCCTTACTACTTCCAAAATATGGGCATACTCAAACACAAATGGATGGGCAAACGAAGTTTTGTATTCTGCCAGTGGCAACTCAAAATCTCCGGCATTTATTACATCTTCCATTGAAATTAAGTTCAACAACTTACCATCGTGCACAATCGGCAATTGGTGTACTGCAAACTCGTGCATCCACTGTAGTGCCTTTTCGCCATTATCGCTCTTGCGAAGTGGCGGTACTGTTTCCGAAATTAAATTTTTGGCAAGCATAACGGTGGCTTTAGTTTCCTTTACGTATTGAATTTACTTATGTTACCAAGACTGTATATTCAATAAAAGGTTGAAAAGCTATTGTAAATTTTTTGTCAGAAATTTTTGAGTAAGCTCATTAAACTCTTTTGGACGTTCCATCATGGCTGCATGTCCGCAGTGCTCGATGAAGTGCATTTCTGAATTTGGCAGTATTTTATGAAACTCTTCTGCCACAAATGGAGGCGTAATAGAATCGCTACTTCCCCAAATTAAATTTACCGGACAGGTTATATTAGGCACATCTTCGCGTAAGTTGTGGCGTACTGCACTTTTGGCAATAAGCACCACACGCAATGCCTTATTTCTATCGTTTACAATATCAAAAACTTCATCTACTAACTCTTTGGTAGCCACTTTGGGATCGTAGAATGTTTCCTCCGTTTTTTTCTTCACAAACTCATAATCGCCTTTGCGCGGATAAGTATCGCCTAAAGAATTTTCAAATAAACCTGAACTTCCTGTAAGTGTGATGGTTCTTACATCATCAGGATTTTGCAACGCATAAATAAGCGATATATGGCCGCCCAGCGAATTGCCAACTAAGTTTAAATTTTTAAAGCCCTTTAGCTCTACAAACTCCTTTACATGATTTACCATTCCTTGAACGGTAGAATTTTCTAATTCTAATTCATACAACGGTAAAATTGGGATTACAACTTTGTAATTGGGCGAAAAATATCTGATTACATCGGCAAAATTGCTTAATGCACCAAAAAGTCCGTGAAGCAATAAAATAACTTCGCCAGACCCTTCTTCGCAATAACGAAACTTGCCTTCATGCTTTATATTAAAACTCATGTTAAATCTATGGGTGTAAAATTATCTTTTTTGCTTACAAAACAAATTGCATTGAAAAACAAGCACCCGTTTATACCCCAAATTACTGATCCATTTTTACAATTTTATGAATTGTACGCTTGCCGCTAAAGTCTAGCACCAGCAAATACGCCCCTGCACTCCAAGTGCTACTTTCTTCTATGGGAAGCAATTGTACATCATTTGCAAATACCGATAAAGAAGCCTTAAATACTACTTTGCCCGACAAATCTGCAATACTTACTTTGGCTTCGCCTGCTACTTCTGTTTTTACAAAAACTGATATTGCATTATTAAATGGATTGGGGAATGCCACTATTCTTTTATCTGTATGCAGCAACTCCTTCTTTGCAGTTGTATTTAAAAATGCTTTGTAGAAATTAGGAATACCGTAACCATAATCGTTGTTGGGCGAACTATAAAGATGTGCGCTTTCCACAATTAGCGTCTTCAATTCTGCTGCAGAAAGTGTAGAATCGGCCTGCCATAAACATGCTGCTGCGCCTGCAATTATAGGGCAAGCAAATGAGGTTCCTCCGCTTACAGATGGCCTTCCAACCACATCTAATACCATTACATTTGCACCTTGTGCACACACATCGGGCTTTATGGCACCCGAAGCACTTGGCCCTCGGCTACTAAATGCCCCAATTACTCCACTTGCATTTACAGCCCCAACAGCTAATACATCTTTTCCATCGGCCGGCACGGTAATAAACCTCCACGATTTTTCGCCCTCATTTCCTGCGCTGTTTACCACCAACACGCCTTTAGAAAAAGCAGTATTTGCCGCTTGCGTAATTACCGATTTATCTCCCGTTAAATCAAAATAAGTATGGTTGGCAAAACCATCATTAAAAGTATTATAGCCCAGTGAAGTTGAAAGTATATCAGCCCCCAAACTATCTGCTTTTTCGGCAGCTTCAGCCCAATGAAACTCTTCCAGAATAGTTTCAGATTGGTTGTCTTCCGTTTTAAACAATGCAAAATTTGCCTCTGTGGCTGTACCTACATACACACCTTTGTTCTTTGCTGCAATACACGAAAGCACACTGGTGCCATGCGAACCTTCTGTGAAAATATCGGTATTTCGCTTTACATAATTTGCGGTATAAACAACTCTGTTTTCATTAAACAAATGGCGAAAAGCACTAATGGTATCCACATTTTGAAATCCATTATCGAATACGGCAATTAAGATATTCTGCCCCTGAAAACCTGCTTCGTGAAGGCGATTTAGGTGTAGCATTTGCACTTGGCTAAAACTTTTTCCATAAGTATTCCCTACATCTGCATTGTCGGCAGCCTCTTTAAATTGAAGTGCCAATTTATCGCTCTCCTTTTTTTCTGCTACTGGTGTAACATCCAATTTCTGAATTTTTGCTACAAAATTCATATTGCGTATTTGCGGCAGTTTAGAGGAATCGCTCAACACAATTGTAACTGCATTAAACCATTTAAGCGTATGTATCACACTATCGGCAACTTGTGCCACTGCTTGCTTATATGGTTCATACACCGGATAGTCATTTTCTGAAATTGCAATACCTTGTTTGGTTCTTCGCTCAATTGCTTTTGCAGAAAGGAAACTTGTAGCCGGCAAAAAGAGGTTTGATGATTTAGAATTAAACTGTACCCAATATACCTGCTGAATTTGTGCATAACCAACTCCTTGCCAAAAACAAAAAAGATACGCAACAATAATTACTCTTACAAAGGCATTTTTCATTCTGTTATAGCTTCATTCATATCTATAAAAAACTAACGAGGAGCGTAATCTGCCACACGCATCCGTATTCTAAATCCATTGGAATTTAATGGATTATCCCAGTTAGAAAGTACATCCTGTTTTTCAATAAAATCCCACTCCTTGTACACAATTCCTACACCTTTGGCATACACCTCTCTGCTCAATTGGTTGCTTATTAAATTATCGTCATCGGTATCTACATGTGTAACTAAAAGTGTTTTTGAAAAATTGAAACTGCCAATGGTTTGGGGCACTCCAACACCTGTCATCTTAAAATTCCAACCTTCTAAATATTCATACTGTCCTGTTTTTGGAATAAAAACGGTGCCATTCCATGTTTTGCCCTCGTGTGGTGGAAATGTAAGCTTCACAAATTTAAGGTCATCTTCCTGCCGCTGAAAATTGGTAACGGTACGCGTTGCCCACCAAACTCTATCTTGCTGCCAAGCATCGTCTTTATTTTTGCGTTTATAGTATTCAATTCTATATTTTAAAATACCTTGTAAAGTATCGTAAAAATCTCCGGCATATAATTCCATTAGTTGATAATGTGCCGTATCGTTTTTTTGAATATAGCCACCGCCATTTCCTGTTTTTTGAGCCGAATAGCGAATAGAATCTACATCGTAAATAATGTAATGCCCCGAATCGGTTGGATTGTAATCGTACTCATAATCTACGTTGTAATTATCACTTTTATCTTTACAACCATGCAACCCAACGCTTATTGCTGCCATTAAAAAAAATGCTCTAACCCAAAAAGAAAAACTTTTCATACTCGCATAACTTTACGCAACAGTAAAGATGCTCTTTTATTAAATTGGTTGGAAAGAAGTTTTGCGCCCCGTAATGTTGAGAATTAAAAAAATACAATATAACATGAATAGACAAGGTACTCCTTGCCTATTCAAACAACTATTTGCGAAACAAGGTAGTACCATTTCCCTATAAAATATAAATCGCAGTTGAACTAAAGCTAATTTTTATTTTCGCGCTTCGTTTTTATCACTTTAAGAAAGAATTTACCATGAGTACACCAATTAGAGAGTTTATGCAGAAACACTATCTGCATTTTAATGCAGCAGCAATGGTGGATGCTGCCAAAGGATATGAAGCACACTTAGCCGAAGGCGGCAAAATGATGATAACACTTGCAGGTGCTATGAGTACTGCCGAACTTGGCATTTCGCTGGCCGAAATGATTCGTCAAGGAAAAGTAGATATCATCTCGTGCACCGGAGCCAATTTAGAAGAAGACTTAATGAATTTGGTGGCTCACGACCACTACAAACGCGTACCTAACTACCGCGATTTAAGCCCGCAAGAAGAGTGGGATTTACTCGAAAACCACTACAACCGCGTAACCGACACCTGCATTCCGGAAGAAGAGGCTTTCCGAAGACTTCAAAAGCATATACATGCTATATGGAAAGATGCTGATAGCAAAGGCGAGCGCCACTTTCCGCATGAGTTTATGTACAAATTACTTTTAAGCGGAGTATTGGAGCAATACTACCAAATTGATCCAAAAAACAGTTGGATGTTAGCAGCCGCAGAAAAAAATATTCCAATTGTGGTTCCCGGTTGGGAAGACAGCACTATGGGTAATATTTTTGCTTCATACTGCATAAAAGGAGAACTAAAACCAACCACCGTTCGCGGAGGAATTGAATACATGATGGAACTGAGCGACTGGTATCGCAAAAACAGTTCCGGCAAAGGCGTAGGCTTTTTCCAAATTGGTGGAGGCATTGCCGGAGATTTTCCAATTTGTGTGGTGCCAATGATGTATCAAGATTTAGAATGGCACGATGTTCCTTTCTGGAACTATTTTTGCCAAATTTCAGACTCTACCACTTCGTACGGCTCATATTCCGGAGCTGTGCCAAACGAAAAAATCACTTGGGGTAAATTAGATATTCACACACCTAAGTTTATCATTGAAAGCGATGCAACCATTGTGGCTCCGCTTATTTTCGGCTGGGTGCTTGGCTGGTAATTTTCATAAACAATAAAATGTACAACATGCAGCAGAAAATAAAAGAAGCCATTGCTGCTTCCATTAAAGTAAAACAAAGCATTTTAGAAAATACTGAAATGCTGCAACAGCTTGAAACAGTTGCCAACTTAGTTGCCGATGCTTTCGAACGCGGCAATAAAGTATTGTTTTGTGGCAATGGTGGTAGTGCTGCCGATGCACAACATCTTGCAGCAGAATTTACAGGGCGTTTTTATAGCGATAGAAATCCATTGCCTGCCGAAGCGCTACATGTAAACACATCCTTTGTTACAGCCGTGGCAAACGATTATAGTTACGATGAAATATACCAACGTGCCATTAAAGCACACGGCAAAGCGGGCGATGTGCTGTTTGCAATTTCTACCAGCGGCAATTCAAAAAACTGTGTACTTGCCATGCAAGAAGCCCAACTTCGCAACATGAAAGTAATTGCATTTACCGGTGCCACAGGAGGCAATATGAAAAACTGCTGCCACTACTTATTTAATATTCCCAGCACCGATACGCCACGCATACAAGAATCGCACATTCTTATTGGGCATACCATTTGCCAATTGGTAGAAGAGATGCTTATAGAACGAAAAGTTATCTAATTGCCACATGCTGCAAACAACAACAGCACTCATATTGGCAGGCGGCTTTGGCACACGTTTACAAAGTGTGGTAAAAGACATTCCAAAGCCAATGGCTCCAATTGGCAACCAACCATTTTTACACTACCTTTTTTTGTACTTAAAGAAATTTGGAATAAAGAAGGTAGTGCTATTGGTAGGTTATAAACACGAAGTAATAACATCGCATTTTGGCAACAACTATAGTGGTATTGAAGTTGCTTACAGCATAGAACACGAGCCATTAGGAACCGGAGGTGCCATTATGAAAGCAATGCAAAGCATCAACAGCAACTGCTTTCTATTAAATGGCGATACCTTCTTCAATGTTGATTTATGGCAGATGGAAAATACCATCAATACCAATGAAACTGATATTGCACTTGCATTATCGCTTCAAAAAAAATTTGACCGCTATGGCACAGTACTTTTTAACCAACAGCAAAAAGTAACTGCATTTCAAGAAAAAAAATGGGTAGATGAAGGTTGGATAAACGGAGGCGTGTATTGGATAAACCAACATTTTTTTGAAAAAATAAAAACACAATGCAACATAGAATTACCCACTAAGTTTTCGTTTGAAAAAGATGTGTTTGAAACATTTACCCACCAACTGAATTTGCTCGCATTTTTGCAGCAACAATACTTTATAGACATTGGTATTCCCGAAGATTATACGCGTGCTCAAAGCGAATTACCACTTTACTTTTCGGCTGTATGAAATTGCCTTTTACCATAGATAAATCGTGGACGCTCTTTTTAGATAGAGATGGCGTAATTAACCTGCATTATCCAAACGATTACGTAAAACATTGGCAAGAGTTTATTTTCTTAGAAGGCGCTTTAGATGCCATTAGCCAACTCTCGCACGTTTTTAAAAGAATAATTGTGGTAACCAACCAACAAGGCGTAGGCAAAGGATTGATGAGCGATAGCGATTTGCTCTTTATTCACGAAGAGATGCGTAAAGCTGTAAGAAAGAA from Chitinophagales bacterium encodes:
- a CDS encoding alpha/beta hydrolase, producing MPGIRLFFLKQILKNVKRKAKYHNLRGARIGFTKMVRPFNQPLPNFTYQAIEVSGMKSEWIQYKQCHAEKVTLYFHGGGYATGGIETHRSLCSQLSKFSGTKLLLIEYRLAPENTYPAPIEDAVAAYKWLLENNYKAENIAFAGDSAGGGITIGTLTYLRNHQLPLPACAVTFSPWLDHTFSGNSYQTKRNIDPMLIFEGFELWSKAYLGNATPDAPYASPILHSLEKLPPLLIQVGTDEMLLDDSIRLAEKAKAAGSDVTLEIFDKHFHVFNAFWRILPKARQANKNAGAFIAKWLCVNR
- a CDS encoding collagen-like protein — encoded protein: MMKKRDVLTIAAVALLSVVYSQSGRVGIGNSNPEEKLDVAGNIKAREIVIGTRGFVAGTPSADTAKAVFSTDASNKGFYIPRLTTMAKNTLGSSLVAVNKGLLVFDTDENRVEFWDGTQWKAIGDGISTGPIGPTGSKGDKGDKGDTGNQGPQGITGPQGATGPVGCTNPNYVLRSNGTAATCGSIYDDGTNIGIGTTATAGVRVDVNGSIRIPFATNVDNSSPALILKAGDDFLYDGEYLNHYAVGFHKYNDGSGYNDGNVYVSGFYGVDLFAGGTQGLRLNHNGTVRINNLSGTGSRPIYADANGLLTVGGGKEKHITYHNVNVGAGGWCSPGWAVDKIVLPAAGGESEDDCKNCTPGIQQQWLVPYGGRLAKVLVRVAEDGGSNPDIKAVFSLNVNGSDRDNTTLISLNEGGQQTITLPTSGFSFSAGDRLSVALKKRANNSDYIEDTKYFVTCIWELDIND
- a CDS encoding DEAD/DEAH box helicase; protein product: MEKFRELGLSETTLEALAKKGFEEPTPIQKQTIPLLISGARDIVGQAQTGTGKTAAFGLPLIELLDDNNKKVQSLILAPTRELAIQVAEEINSFRGGKKLFVLPVYGGQSYELQIRGLKRGTQIVVGTPGRIRDHIDKGTLDLSNVTHVVLDEADEMLNMGFQEEVEEILKSVPQSRRMLLFSATMPPEILKLAKRYMKEYDVVEVKKEQLTTPLTEQIYFEVKDSERFDALCRIIDVEPSFYGIVFCRTKVETDDVARRLGDRGYDAEPIHGDITQAQREKVLRAFKAKKTRVLVATDVAARGIDVNDLTHVVNFHLPQDPEAYVHRIGRTGRAGKEGTAITFISPKELRSLLFIQKIANAKIKKETLPDAKQVIETKKEKLKSELRALLNEGNFESYIELAGELMNEGADAQQLVAALLQYNFGDDLKEDNYRDLQQFNSSVDMKGITRLFVAKGKLDGMNPKALVDFLSRESGIEATQIKDVQVFDKFSFINVPFLEAEQLLAVFEKNKRSKKPLITRAKERDGGFSGGRSEGGFEKRRSEKSGFKKEGNFKKKEFSSAPPEKKKRENKNVDYLDRKGAAPKNETKKDVEKEDRPKTSFSFSDDDLSW
- a CDS encoding ABC transporter ATP-binding protein, producing the protein MKHLFTLNRYFARHKLRVFAGILFVVLSNAFRTYNPRIIGKAVDEVVAFLSNVVPGNNVLQSALESELGKSLFAFFIIYIGVALLEGIFTFLMRQTIIVVSRYIEFDLKNDLYQHYQSLDTSFYRTNSTGDLMNRITEDVSRVRMYVGPAIMYSVNLFFTIAFAVWAMLNINVELTLLVLIPLPILSFVIYYVNNKIEKSSTVIQEQLSDLTSQAQENYSGIRVVQAYAREEAMLHYFEQESNSYKEKNLKLAKIDAIYFPAMNLLIGTSLIITIYAGGIKVGSGAVTAGNIAEFLIYMNMLMWPVSSLGWVASLIQRAAASMKRINDFFAIQPTIVNSTAQTHHMKGGVDFEGVTFTYPETGVTAIKNISFSIPAGEQWAIIGKTGSGKTTIAELIMRMYDVSSGSIKIDGEDIRAWNTGNLRAQIGYVPQDVFLFSETVEENIAFGMKETNVEDVKLFAKRASVHEEIERFPQQYQTILGERGVTLSGGQKQRISIARALIKQPCMLILDDCLSAVDVATEKAIQQELSQSIKGKTTIVITHRIFSFMQFNKIIVLNDGQIAEMGTHEELLQKSGIYQTLFELQKHSEQPIT
- a CDS encoding CBS domain-containing protein, coding for MLAKNLISETVPPLRKSDNGEKALQWMHEFAVHQLPIVHDGKLLNLISMEDVINAGDFELPLAEYKTSFAHPFVFEYAHILEVVRLSNKLNIGTIPVLDEEENYVGLITAEELLKGLNTFSSLQHEGSIIELEMPLRNYSLYEIARIVESNELQILSCFTNIRAEVAVAEVTLKLNSANLSALVAAFERHGILVKAVHQETEYTEDLKERYDSFMRYLNV
- a CDS encoding alpha/beta hydrolase, which codes for MSFNIKHEGKFRYCEEGSGEVILLLHGLFGALSNFADVIRYFSPNYKVVIPILPLYELELENSTVQGMVNHVKEFVELKGFKNLNLVGNSLGGHISLIYALQNPDDVRTITLTGSSGLFENSLGDTYPRKGDYEFVKKKTEETFYDPKVATKELVDEVFDIVNDRNKALRVVLIAKSAVRHNLREDVPNITCPVNLIWGSSDSITPPFVAEEFHKILPNSEMHFIEHCGHAAMMERPKEFNELTQKFLTKNLQ